In Methylovirgula sp., a single genomic region encodes these proteins:
- the cynS gene encoding cyanase: MKRSDLTEKILDIKRDKGWSWKFITGEIGGMSDVLIVGALLGQMKLTKPQCEKAAALFGLTESEKRLLNEVPLRGTSMPPTDPLIYRFYELVMINGPAWKALIEEEFGDGIMSAIDFDLQMERLPDPKGDRVKLTMSGKFLPFKYYGATGNNQALGYKEE, from the coding sequence ATGAAACGCAGCGATCTCACCGAAAAAATTCTCGACATCAAGCGCGACAAAGGCTGGAGCTGGAAGTTCATCACCGGTGAGATCGGCGGCATGTCCGATGTGCTGATCGTCGGCGCGCTTCTTGGCCAAATGAAACTGACGAAACCGCAATGCGAGAAAGCCGCCGCACTTTTCGGCCTCACCGAAAGTGAAAAGCGCCTACTGAACGAAGTGCCGTTGCGCGGCACCTCGATGCCGCCCACCGACCCGTTGATTTACCGCTTCTACGAACTTGTCATGATCAACGGGCCGGCATGGAAGGCGCTGATCGAAGAAGAATTCGGTGATGGCATCATGTCGGCGATCGACTTCGATCTGCAGATGGAACGGCTGCCAGATCCCAAAGGTGATCGCGTCAAGCTGACGATGTCCGGCAAATTTCTGCCGTTCAAATATTATGGGGCGACCGGCAACAATCAGGCGCTTGGCTACAAAGAGGAGTAA